From a single Micromonospora sp. WMMD1102 genomic region:
- a CDS encoding nucleotide disphospho-sugar-binding domain-containing protein, with the protein MRVLFASAPLLGHVFPMVPLAEAIRDAGHEVLVATGGDGLAVRRTGLPVEDIAPGFRFDWIARRTMLRHPMIARAELAGRGGTRGVALLFGAANEQMVDGLVTLADRWQPDLVVHEPLAVAGALAAARRAVPAVLHENSLFDGAELVRVTAARLVRAQQRSGIGSLRPSAAILTVAPPSVVGGRAGWQLRGVPPTGVGELPDWLREPGGRPRILVSRSTVAGPGGGALMTAVVRAAANTDAEVVLVRPDRRVSRLKSLPENVRTVEWIPINAALPYCTGVVHHGGAGSVLGALAAGVPQLVVPGPGDRRHNAELVAARGAGLAVPEKEITGAVLDRLVTDPALGSAADEVRQEMAAMPAPVDLVPRLEALRG; encoded by the coding sequence ATGCGAGTGCTGTTCGCCTCCGCACCGTTGCTCGGACACGTCTTCCCGATGGTGCCGCTCGCCGAGGCGATCCGGGACGCCGGGCACGAGGTGCTGGTCGCCACCGGCGGCGACGGGCTCGCCGTACGCCGGACGGGGTTGCCGGTCGAGGACATCGCCCCCGGCTTCCGGTTCGACTGGATCGCGCGGCGGACCATGCTGCGCCATCCGATGATCGCCCGCGCCGAGCTGGCCGGCCGGGGCGGCACCCGGGGCGTCGCGCTGCTCTTCGGTGCGGCCAACGAGCAGATGGTCGACGGCCTGGTCACCCTGGCCGACCGCTGGCAACCCGATCTCGTCGTGCACGAACCGCTGGCCGTGGCCGGCGCGCTCGCCGCCGCCCGCCGGGCGGTGCCGGCGGTACTGCACGAGAACTCCCTCTTCGACGGCGCCGAACTGGTCCGGGTGACCGCCGCCCGGCTGGTCCGGGCCCAGCAGCGCAGCGGGATCGGCAGCCTGCGTCCGAGCGCCGCCATCCTGACCGTCGCTCCGCCAAGCGTGGTCGGCGGGCGGGCCGGCTGGCAGCTGCGCGGCGTGCCGCCGACCGGCGTCGGTGAGCTGCCGGACTGGCTCCGGGAGCCGGGCGGACGGCCGCGGATCCTGGTCAGCCGCAGCACGGTGGCCGGGCCGGGCGGTGGAGCGCTGATGACCGCCGTGGTCCGGGCCGCCGCCAACACCGACGCCGAGGTCGTGCTGGTCCGCCCCGACCGGCGGGTGTCGCGGCTGAAGTCGTTGCCGGAGAACGTCCGTACCGTGGAGTGGATCCCGATCAACGCCGCGCTGCCGTACTGCACCGGGGTGGTGCACCACGGCGGGGCGGGTTCGGTGCTCGGCGCGCTGGCCGCGGGCGTACCGCAGCTCGTGGTGCCCGGCCCCGGGGACCGCCGGCACAACGCCGAGCTGGTGGCGGCCCGGGGGGCCGGACTGGCCGTACCCGAAAAGGAGATCACTGGTGCGGTGCTGGACCGGCTGGTCACCGATCCGGCACTCGGCTCCGCCGCCGACGAGGTACGCCAGGAAATGGCCGCGATGCCGGCCCCGGTGGACCTGGTGCCCCGGCTCGAAGCCCTGCGCGGCTGA